A single uncultured Acetobacterium sp. DNA region contains:
- a CDS encoding response regulator transcription factor, translated as MKEILIIEDDKKISRIIELQLKHAGFETVKAFTGREGIEAYNQNPAFDLVLLDIMLPEVSGYDVLKYIKAQNHHLPIILLTAKDDTSDVVTGFELGADDYVTKPFNFDELLARIKANIRKNMPEASLNTHLVFKDIEIDLDAFSVKRQSQEITLSRTEFDLFYYLVLNHDLVQSREQILDKVWGFDYDGGDNIVDVYIKYLRDKIDRDFDEKYIQTVRGRGYVVR; from the coding sequence ATGAAAGAAATACTCATTATCGAAGATGATAAGAAAATATCACGAATTATTGAGCTTCAATTAAAGCATGCTGGTTTTGAAACGGTTAAAGCGTTTACTGGTCGGGAAGGCATTGAAGCCTATAATCAAAATCCGGCTTTTGATCTCGTTTTACTTGATATCATGCTCCCAGAAGTCTCTGGTTACGATGTTCTTAAATACATTAAAGCGCAAAATCATCATCTGCCCATTATTCTGTTAACCGCAAAAGACGATACCAGCGATGTGGTAACTGGTTTTGAACTGGGTGCTGATGATTATGTCACCAAGCCGTTTAATTTTGATGAACTGTTAGCCCGGATCAAAGCCAATATACGAAAAAATATGCCGGAAGCGTCTTTAAATACCCATCTGGTCTTTAAAGATATTGAAATCGACCTAGATGCCTTTAGCGTCAAGCGACAGTCTCAGGAAATCACCCTTTCTCGTACCGAATTTGATTTATTTTACTATCTTGTTCTCAACCACGATCTGGTTCAATCCCGGGAACAGATTTTAGACAAAGTATGGGGATTTGATTATGATGGCGGCGATAATATTGTCGATGTATACATTAAATATCTGCGGGACAAAATAGATCGGGATTTTGATGAAAAGTATATCCAAACTGTTCGGGGGCGGGGTTATGTGGTTCGATAA